The stretch of DNA AAATTGGAGTAAAAAAGGAAAAAGACCCCTCTATCATTCCCTTTGGTTTATTACGAAAGGAACCGGCGAAGTAATGATAAATGGTAAAAAAAATGACCTTTCACCTGGAAAACTAATTGTTTTTACACCAGGGATGATATACGACAAAAAATCTTCTTCTTCAAACCCTCTAGAGTTTTATTTCATACGGTTTACTCATGCAGGTGCCTACGAGAAAAAAGAGCAATGGCATTTTAAACAGCCTCAGGAAATTTCTTTTCCATTAGATGGAGTTTATCCCATCAAAAACAGTTCTGGAGTTTCTCTTTTATTCGATGAAATCAATTCCTTATCTAGGCATAGAGGTTCAACGATTGCATTTAGACAAAAAATCTTATTTCAAGAATTATTACTAACCTTAATACACGACTTTCATGCTCAAACGATTTCTAAGGACACAATACAAGTGATCGAAGAAACGATTGAGTATATCGGTCATCATTATCATCAGGTCTTAACCCTAACAGACTTAGCAAAGTTGGCAGGCTTAAGTAAAAGTCACTACTCCAGACTTTTCAAAAAAAACACTGGTTACAGTCCAATCGAATATTTAACCCATTTACGAATTGATCGGGCAAAGGAGCTTCTTGCCCATTCTGATATTAGAGTCAAAGAGGTAAGCCAAAATGTCGGTTATGAGGATGAACTCTATTTCAGTCGAATTTTCAAAAAGATCGTTGGAGTCTCCCCTACTCAATTCAGTGATGAACAAAAATTATTAGACCAATAAAAAAAGGATGGTTCAAATTCAAGACCATCCTTTTTACAATGCCACCTTAAACTTTAACTTTAAAACGCTTCCCTTTACGCTGATTCTGACATAATTGATAGTACACCGATTGGTTTTTTAGCAGCTGTTGATGATCTCCAATTTCTACTATTCTTCCTTTATCTAAGACAATAATTTTATCTGCATGCTGGATGGTGGAAAGTCGATGTGCAATGATAATGGTTGTTCGGTTCTTTGACATTGCTCTTAAGGTTTCTTGGACCGCTTGTTCTGTTTCTGTATCAATATTAGCTGTCGCCTCATCAAGTATTAGTACATCATTGTCTGCAATCATGGCTCTTAAAAAGGATAGAAGCTGCTTTTGTCCTGACGACAATACGGTTCCTTCCTCTCCCAGCATGGTATCATATCCTTCGGGCAGCATGCTAAAAAAAGAATCAATATTTACAGCCTTTGCGGCTTTTATGATTTCTTCATTACTAACATGGTTATGATTCAAACGAATATTGTCAAAGACATTCCCTGAAAAGACAAACGCATCTTGTTGAATGATTCCGATGTGCCTTCTAAGGTCTTCTAAATGAACTTCTTTAATGTTTATTCCATCAAGACTGATCGTTCCCTTTTGATTATCATAAAACCGGTTTATCAGTTGAATGATCGAGCTTTTTCCGGCACCTGTCGCACCGACAACACCTACTGTTTCTCCTTGATTGATCCTAAAATGGACATCCTTTAATATCCATTCTTCATTTTTGTAAGCAAACCAAACATGTTGAAATACAATGTTACCCAAAACTTTTTTTGGAAGTTCCTTAGGGCGCACAGGATTTATGATCGTTGGTTTTGTTTCTAAGGTTTCAAATATCCGTTCAGCTGATGCAAGAGCGGCTTGTATTTGATTAAACCTGTCTGCCAATCCTCTTAGAGGTTCAAAAAACTGCCTAACATAATGAGTAAACGCATACACGGTACCAAAGGTGATCGTCTCATCTACTACACTTCTTCCCCCATACCAAACTAAAAGCGCGAGTGAAATATTTCCAAATAATCCGATGGAAGGATTAAAAATAGAATTGATTACGGTTTGACGCATCCCAGCTCGATAATGCTCCTCATTTAATTCATTAAAGAGTTCCAGCTGTTTTCCTTCGCGGGCAAATAGCTGAATAACACTCATGCCGGAAAGATTTTCAGCTAGATAGGAAAGAAGCTTTGAAAGAATTGTCCTTAGCTTCCTCTGTGTATCACGTAATACCCTTTTAAAATAAAAAGTGACGACTGCTATGACTGGTATGACTAAAAAACATATCAGGGTAAGTTTTACACTCATATATAACATAAGGGCAATGATTCCAATCAGAATCAATACTTCTTTTACTAAGTTCACAATCACTTGAGAATACAGTTGGTTCAGAGCTTCAACATCATGGGTAATCCTTGTGACTAACCTGCCAATCGGGTTTTGCCTAAAAAAATCCATCTGCATGTCGGAAAAGTGTTTAAAAACGGCTTGTCGAAAATCATATATTACATACTGCCCTGTAAATTGAAGGGTGTTATTTTGGAAATAGGTACAAATAGAAGAGATCATGATCAATAAGAAATAAATGATTCCTAAGTACATCATCCCTTGATAATCGTTCATCTTGATGTAAGAGTCGATTGCCACTTTAATAATAAATGGCTGAGCTAGACTGGCTATAACAATAAAGCCTGTCAGCAGAATCGAAAATAAAATGAGTTTTCGATAGGGTTTTGCAAACATCAGCATACCTTTTAGTAATTGACGGTCACCTAGCGGGGTATGAATTCCCTTTTTTATACTTCGAATAATCATCTCCTCCTTTTCTTAATGAGGATCTTTCCTCCATTAAGTGTTGGACTTGAAAACTCCGTTGTTTGCTGAGCAAACATATTTTTATAAATTCCATTTTGCTTTAAAAGAGATTGATGTGTACCCCTTTCGACAATCTCCCCTTTATCTAAGACAATGATTTGATCAGCTTCTTGTATCGTAGAAATTCGGTGGCTAATAATGATGGAAGTTCGGCTTATCATTTGTGTTCTCATTGTGTTTAAAATGTTGGTTTCTGTTTTAGAATCCACTGCTGAAAGGCTGTCATCAAAAATGATGATCGGAGAAGGTTTTATCAAAGCTCTTGCGATACTGACACGCTGCCGTTGTCCACCTGATAAAGAAAACCCTCTTTCTCCTAATTCAGTCTCAAATTTATCGGGGAGATCCATAATATCTTCATAAACATGGGCTTGCCTTGCTGCATGCAATACTTGTTCATCTTGATAAGGATTTGGATCAAAGGCAATGTTCTCTTTTATGGATGAGGAAAATAGAAAATTGTCTTGTGGGACGTAGGCTACCGATGCCCGAAGGGTTTTTAATGGAACATCTCGAATATCGTGTTCATCGATAAAAATTGAATTTTTGGGAGGATTGTATAAACGTAAAAGCAAATTGACTAAGGTTGACTTTCCGCTTCCCACTTTCCCAACAATGGCTAAACTAGTTCCTTCCGGGATGGAAACGTTGATATTTCTTAATGCACTCTCTTTACTCTTTTGATACTTGAAAGATAAATTACTTATAATAATATCGCCTTGTATAGAGGTAACAGGGGTAACCCCTTCTTCATCTTTAATAGCTGGTTCTGTTGATAAAACCTGACGAATTCGGTCATCTGCGGCCCTGCCCTGCTGCAGGAGATTTATAACCTTCCCAATGTTTTCAATCGGAGCAATCAACAAAGATAAATAGGTATTAAAAGCAACAAAGTCACCAAGAGAAATAGTACTTTTCATCACAAGAATGGAGCCAAATACGATGGAAATTAAATAACTTAGTCCGATAATTCCTTGACTTAATGAGGTGAAGAGCGAATTCGCACGAATTAACTGTTTATTGACCTCGACATTTGCCTGATTATCGTTCGTAAACTTCTTACGTTCTTCCTGCTCTTGAATATATGTTTTGATAACACTTATACCTGAACAAAATTCTTGAACTCGGCTTGTCAAAGTCCCAATTGCTTCTTGTACTTTTAAAGAATGCAATTGAATCTTTGACCGGAAACGGTAGGCAATATACGTTAACCCAGGTAAAGGTAAAAGGACCAGTAACGTTAGTAAGAGATGAATCGTACTAGCCATCATGAAAACAGAGATTGAAATGAGTACGGCCGCTTCGACCATCTGAAAATATCCCTGCATGACGATCTGCCTCATAATATTGACATCGTTTACGGCGTGAGCCATCAGATTCCCAATTCGCTGGTTTTGATAGTATTCTGCCTGCAGTTTCTCCCAATGTGAAAACAAGGAACTCCGTAAGTCCCGCTCTAGGATTCTTGACATCTTGAATATATAAATTCGGCCGCTCGACCGAAAAAGAAAAGCACCGAGTCCGGCAATAACAAACCACAGTGACAACTCCCACAAATCAGAAACATGAATGGATTTATTTTGAAGCCCATCTGTGAACTTTTTTAACAAAACGGGAACAAATAATTGCAAAACAAGGGAAATGGTTAAAAGGATGGTGCCCAGCAAATAACTCCATTTATGTAGAACAAAATGCTCCTTAAAGATAGGTTTATTTTTCATCATACCCCCTCTTTCATATAGGAATATGCTTAGGATAACGCACCCTTCCACCAATCACAATGGATTTCCCCATCATCTTACATGGATTATGATGCTTTAAATTAACAGAATCAAAGAACAACCCATACATTAAATAAATCTATGAAACGACAAAGCACTGTCCTATCTTGGTTTTTCGCTAGTAGAATTGCTCATAAATGCTCAATTATAGGGAGGATCCATCGCATTTCATAAGAAAGTGACGATGAAAACTCTTCATAAATAAACAGGAAAGAAGGAACGAGTATTGAATTATACATTTACAAGGTAAATACCCTTGTAACTATTCGGAAAGGTTGTGAGTTTATGAGACTTCTAGATGTACAGCCTAAGAAAAACTTTAGCTACATCTTCGTTCAATTTCCCGGAATGAAAATGAATGTCCCTATGTTCTCCAACAATGATGGAAAGGTGGTGAACGAAGATGTTGCTTTATGTGTCCAATTAAACAGCAAAGAGAAGGTTAATAGTTTATACCTAGTACGTACACAGAGTATAAAACCATTTGACTTCTCTGATGAGGAAATTGGAGCAAAAGCATTTTTTCGCGTCATCAAGAAAAAAGAAACCTCTCCAAACTCACACACGCATGAATCTGAAGATTTCGTCACGTTTATTACAGATGAAGTAGCCGTTGTCCAAAAGAAAACAGAAACAGGATATGACTTCGTCTTAGTTTTGAATGAACGTGAAATTGGGATCGTTGCTTCGATTGTAGAAGAAGTTATACAAACAGTGAAAGTAGTCTTGAAGCTTCATGAGGAGTCGAAAGAAAGTGTCATAGTTAAAATAGTTAACAAGAAAAATATCATTGTCTTCGGAAGGAGGGCTAAAAAAGAGATATTCTTTGGAGGTAATATCTTTCAGGATACTGAGGTTAAAAATCCAATCCGAATGCTTTTTGAGGGCGTTAAAAGAAAAGTTATGGTGTTCTCTCCTGCCGCATTAGATTTTATCGGTCCAGGTGATCGTAACCAACCCATTTTTATCATGAGGGGAGGGTAAATCCGCAAAAAAGGAATGGACAAATTCATATTAAAAAGATCATCGAAACGAAGGATTAAAAGGATAATCCTTCTCGATTGAATAGATATAAAAATAATAGGGAAAGGAAAAAACCTTTAAGTCGAATGAAGGAAATTTAAATATATTAAAAGGACTTAACCACGGGGTTAAGTCTTTTTTATTTATTTAACATAATAAAGATATTCCATGGAAAAAATAATATTGTTTAGAAAATTTTTCTCGAAAGGGGAATTTATCATGCCAGATCAGAAACACAATCTTATAATTCCACTTAGCGAGAATGTAGAGGAAAACATCAAAAAACTGGAAATGGCACTTGGAAATAGTGATGATTTATCCATTAGGAGACTCAGTGTTTCCACTAAAAACCTGGTCATTATCCATATTGAAGGCATCGTTGATGACCAAAGTATTACTGAAAATGTGATTAGCCCGATTATTCAACTTAATAAAGAAAATCTTCTCTTTAAAAGTGCACAAGACTTAGCAGACAAAATGGTTGAGATTATATCTGTAGCCTCTATAGAATTTATATTCAATTGGTCAGAGCTATTAGATAAAATTTTGGGCGGAGATACGGTTATTTTGCTTGATGACTCCACAAAAGCGATCACTTTAGGTACAAAGAAGATTCAATCCCGTTCTATTACTGAACCGACTACCCAAACCGTTATTAAAGGTCCAAAGGATAGCTTTACAGAGAATATTAGTACAAACATATCTTTGGTTCGGTCTAGAATTCAAAATGCTAAATTAAGGCTAAAATCAACTAAAGTAGGAAATGTAACAAAAACAGATGTAGGGATTATGTACATAGAGGGAATTGCAGATCACAGCATAGTCAATGAAGCGATGTCTCGGCTAAAAAAGATAAATATAGACAGCATACTTGAAGCCAATTATATAGAAGAAGCAGTTCGAGACAACAGGAAAACACTCTTTCCTCTTATGCAAAGTTCTGAAAGACCTGACGTAGTTGCTGCGAATTTATTAGAAGGCAAAATTGCTATTATTATCCAAGGAACACCATTTGTCTTAATTTTACCGGTATTTCTTATTCAGTTTTTTCAATCTCCTGAAGATTACTATGAAAATAATGTTTTCAGTTCTTTTTTGA from Neobacillus sp. CF12 encodes:
- a CDS encoding spore germination protein; translated protein: MPDQKHNLIIPLSENVEENIKKLEMALGNSDDLSIRRLSVSTKNLVIIHIEGIVDDQSITENVISPIIQLNKENLLFKSAQDLADKMVEIISVASIEFIFNWSELLDKILGGDTVILLDDSTKAITLGTKKIQSRSITEPTTQTVIKGPKDSFTENISTNISLVRSRIQNAKLRLKSTKVGNVTKTDVGIMYIEGIADHSIVNEAMSRLKKINIDSILEANYIEEAVRDNRKTLFPLMQSSERPDVVAANLLEGKIAIIIQGTPFVLILPVFLIQFFQSPEDYYENNVFSSFLRLIRIGSFLLNMYASAIYLGLITHHQGLIPTTLMVTLMAQRERVPFPAIIELLLMELAFEVLREAGVRMPRAIGPAVSIVGALILGQAAVEAGFVSAAIVIIVATSAINSFTLPNTNIVNTARGLRFLLIFSSAFIGFYGILLLTLCILVHLCSLRSFGVPYVAPFAPFRISGQKDSLIRFPITSLNMNDSEVKKETKTK
- a CDS encoding ABC transporter ATP-binding protein — protein: MKNKPIFKEHFVLHKWSYLLGTILLTISLVLQLFVPVLLKKFTDGLQNKSIHVSDLWELSLWFVIAGLGAFLFRSSGRIYIFKMSRILERDLRSSLFSHWEKLQAEYYQNQRIGNLMAHAVNDVNIMRQIVMQGYFQMVEAAVLISISVFMMASTIHLLLTLLVLLPLPGLTYIAYRFRSKIQLHSLKVQEAIGTLTSRVQEFCSGISVIKTYIQEQEERKKFTNDNQANVEVNKQLIRANSLFTSLSQGIIGLSYLISIVFGSILVMKSTISLGDFVAFNTYLSLLIAPIENIGKVINLLQQGRAADDRIRQVLSTEPAIKDEEGVTPVTSIQGDIIISNLSFKYQKSKESALRNINVSIPEGTSLAIVGKVGSGKSTLVNLLLRLYNPPKNSIFIDEHDIRDVPLKTLRASVAYVPQDNFLFSSSIKENIAFDPNPYQDEQVLHAARQAHVYEDIMDLPDKFETELGERGFSLSGGQRQRVSIARALIKPSPIIIFDDSLSAVDSKTETNILNTMRTQMISRTSIIISHRISTIQEADQIIVLDKGEIVERGTHQSLLKQNGIYKNMFAQQTTEFSSPTLNGGKILIKKRRR
- a CDS encoding ABC transporter ATP-binding protein, producing the protein MIIRSIKKGIHTPLGDRQLLKGMLMFAKPYRKLILFSILLTGFIVIASLAQPFIIKVAIDSYIKMNDYQGMMYLGIIYFLLIMISSICTYFQNNTLQFTGQYVIYDFRQAVFKHFSDMQMDFFRQNPIGRLVTRITHDVEALNQLYSQVIVNLVKEVLILIGIIALMLYMSVKLTLICFLVIPVIAVVTFYFKRVLRDTQRKLRTILSKLLSYLAENLSGMSVIQLFAREGKQLELFNELNEEHYRAGMRQTVINSIFNPSIGLFGNISLALLVWYGGRSVVDETITFGTVYAFTHYVRQFFEPLRGLADRFNQIQAALASAERIFETLETKPTIINPVRPKELPKKVLGNIVFQHVWFAYKNEEWILKDVHFRINQGETVGVVGATGAGKSSIIQLINRFYDNQKGTISLDGINIKEVHLEDLRRHIGIIQQDAFVFSGNVFDNIRLNHNHVSNEEIIKAAKAVNIDSFFSMLPEGYDTMLGEEGTVLSSGQKQLLSFLRAMIADNDVLILDEATANIDTETEQAVQETLRAMSKNRTTIIIAHRLSTIQHADKIIVLDKGRIVEIGDHQQLLKNQSVYYQLCQNQRKGKRFKVKV
- a CDS encoding AraC family transcriptional regulator, translated to MDLGSLTSKLNELTFSLLLVGYKTCPPNWSKKGKRPLYHSLWFITKGTGEVMINGKKNDLSPGKLIVFTPGMIYDKKSSSSNPLEFYFIRFTHAGAYEKKEQWHFKQPQEISFPLDGVYPIKNSSGVSLLFDEINSLSRHRGSTIAFRQKILFQELLLTLIHDFHAQTISKDTIQVIEETIEYIGHHYHQVLTLTDLAKLAGLSKSHYSRLFKKNTGYSPIEYLTHLRIDRAKELLAHSDIRVKEVSQNVGYEDELYFSRIFKKIVGVSPTQFSDEQKLLDQ